The genomic DNA AATTGACCCTGGGATGTATTTGgcctatatttatttattttttaatcagatCATCTTTGCGTGAAATAGAAAAGACTCTCTTTTAATTGGTTAGAATCATGATAGCTGAAAAAGTTATTCCTCAACAAATTCTCATAGTTGAATTTAAACTCAAAGGACCTCTGGTGAACCGGAAGAAATTGGTTATAGTCTCATTCAAGTGATTATGGATTAgtatctttttatgtttttagttttgtgGCCgcataaattgattttggattaCAATGTgtattttaataaaacataaaacaaaattactaaGTTTTGTGCGTTGGTTAATTGGTCATATCTTTTTGAGAAAATGTATTGGATTGATATTATTAGTTTGgtcaaagcaaaaaaaaattcaaacaaacatAAGTTAACTATGTGATTTGATATGTACATTTTGTTACAATTGCACAATTAGGTGAgtaaaatatttgttgtttttaatttgttatctTTGTCAACTATTTAGACGGAACACCGCttccatatttttattaaaatgaaatcTTAGAATACAACGAGAGGGAAGTGGATGAAATCAACATTGAAAGAGAGTCCATGTTGAAATAGATCTGGAAACGGAAGAAGCTAAACAAGAACAAAATGGCTCCATCGTAGACGAAGGAGATCTTACTATTTGTCTTTTTTCGGAAAAAAAGATAAGACTTTTACTTTGAAAAACATTGAGGAAGATAGTAATCTCTTCACATTGAAAAAACCTCTTGTAACTACTCttttctattataaaaaatggaTTAGGCCATTGcgatatataaaaaatgatcgCTTTGAAAAAGTCATACGAGATGAAaactcacaattttttttcatatatgtcAAAGTGATGTAAAAGAACCAGTATCTTTCATGCATCCATCTGATTTTGTctagtttttttaaaatcatacaaaaaatgGATCTCTTCACTAGAGATAAAATCTCCTATAATGATAATGAGTTGTCCAATTATTGAAGCTCCactaataaagaaaaaagaaagagtatatCTTGATCATTAGAGAAGAGCTATATCTTTGATCGTATTTGCTTTTTCACTCTCATGAAATAATATCAGTTAGGCTTCCTCTAACTCAATGTCCGATTTTGGTATTATCAAagtttttaacatcaaaatacatcCTCCTAATGCTCCTTCTATCAAGAAGGTGACTTGGCTGGCATCCTTCATATCTTTAATTAGATAAATTGTAATATCGATGGTGCCTCGTCTGGTATTTCTGCTAAAACTTCTTGTGAAGAAAtttatagaaatacatatgtGGAATATTTAGAAGAATCAAAAGAGGGaagacaagaaaaaaaaaatgaaaaactagtCCAGTGCAGAGGTAGGGTAACACGTGAATAGGATtggaattttgaaatttatgcaaggatatttttgtttgaaacatCCATCTTTTGAGACTCATTTTCTCTccccttaaaaaatatatatattttacaaatgTACTCGTAACTTGGGGTGGGAATAGGTTAGTTCGACTTAAGCTTTGCAAGATTTAACCTTTTGAAAGTCTGATAACCAATACTAGtatgtttaaaattttgtttcatatgaacatatttaaataaacaatgTGATCTAAGTTTAAATAAACTAACGAACTAATAGACGAATGAGATTAAacccttttttatatttaatattttttaagaaaatttaacatgaattattagagaatttgactatatattatatcataattcaattttagtttataataatacatttaaatatgcgAAAAATGAATACACACTAAtaaacgtaattttttttttaaggaaataagcgcaaattattaaaaaggttaacaaatttataatttaattcaaagtacaaaataaatatagtaatattagtggtaaataatattattcatatttacatAAGTAAAGCTGCCCAATAGATCTAATAGGTTTTTTATGACTCGTGACGTGACATTTTTAGCTTAATGGGCTTCTAAAAAGCCTAATACTGCACtatttaagaagaagaaaaaatgacatGTTATGGCTTGTCATAGGCTAGATCGTAGATCCTTGTATGTCAGTTTGACGTATTATCATCCTTATTCACAATAACTTCCcatttaagttgttttttcggtttttttatatattcggatttttcaataaaaaaaaggcaACAAACAAATGCAttactcttaaaaaaacaattatttttaatatatatatatatatatataacttttcaatcaaaaagttgtaacaaactgactgtaaattatataaaataattaaattttaatatagtaTTGAAATATTATCACAAGTTAACTATTTAGCTTATACTCTATAATTTGATCATAAATGAAGTCTCGAGTATGATCCATCTCCGACAAAGAAGCTACATTGAAACTCTTGTTGGATCGAAGTTAGTTGATCTATGATAATCATCGTGGTGAATGAGTGTAATTTCATCTTCATAAAGATTGACGTCAATATCCATTTCAACATTCCTTCTGATAAATTATATATTGTCATTGTTGTGAAAACAACTTGAACTTGtgtttcatatttaaaattaggTATCTAACGAATGATAGCAAATGTGTTCTTTCATACCCctaaaatttcttttaattgcGCACCTTAAACTTGAGTGGTAATAATTGCATACTTTATTATGATTTTCAAACCCACTTGAATACCTAAAATCAGGAAGGCACCAATGTTCACAACTATACGGACTAATGTATCTTATTGGCGTTGGATAGCCAGAATCCACCAAATAATACTtacttaaaaataaagtaattattAGAATGTGAAAATAAAGTATTTGTTAATACAACAAATCGTTCCTAGTCAGACAAAAGAACATACCTGGAAGAAAATGTGGAAAATTAAGGTTTGTAATTGTAATAGCTTGGTCAAAAACATTGATATCATTCGCAGTACATTCCCATTCAGCTAATACAAGAGTGAAACATATATTCCTATCACATACAATCATTATATTTTGTGTTGGATATCATTTTGTTACAATAAAATTTGCTAGCTCACTGGCATTGACTACACATAGCACGTGGGCaccattaattgttttaataacaTTCTTAAAAATGGTCAATaatgttgattaatttttttagcatgATAATCACAAAAATATAGGATCTTCGGGTTAATATGGTCGAAGGACAAATTAAGGCAAGCATAAAATGTACAATAGAAATGTCTAACAACAtcagaagaaaagaaaggagCAACGAACATGTGTTAAAAGCAGAGAAAACTGAAAGTTGCGTTGATGAATGAAGGACCAAACGACACTTGAAGTCTAAAAGGGAACTCTGAATACCTTAGGttgctaaaacaaaaaaatgcaaaGTGTTCCAAACATACGTTTGAAACATATTTATACTTCCTTCGCAACCTTTCAGAAACCAAACGAACGCGATCCAGTGCAATCCTTCACGTACGACTCTTCATCAACTAAACATAACAACACTCCAGATCGTCCCAACCAACGAATCCAATGGTTCAAATCAAACTCCTTTGGTTCTCAAACGTTAGGAATAGATCAACGATTCTGATAACGTCTTGGAAACACAAACCGAGACGCCCTCAAGGTGCTAGGTACTCAAGTACCCACATAGCCTTTACACGTGGCATTTAGAAACCAAAGGTCATGTCCCCTCAGTCTCATCCTCGAGACACTGGCATTAATTGCTGAATGACAAACGACCAACTCTCTGATGAGGGAATCTATTCACTTCTGATCAAGCATGGACAGCTCAGACGGGTCGGGCGTACTTTTCCAAAACAGGACAATCTTGGCATAATATGGCGAACAAACGGAGGGGTCGACAAGCACGCATCCCCACACATTATGAGCTTGACCCCCGCAACAAATCACCATGAATATCCAAGTCCCTGGAAATGCTCGCCCAACCGAGCAAAAAGGTCGTCCACAGCGAACTTCAAATCAACACTTCCTTAAGAGAACTTTCCAGCTTCTCCATGTGTACTCCCCTAAACACATTCATCACACGTGTGCCTTATAACAGCTTTGCATTTacccacctctataaataggaggCTCCTCGCAGCCTCCAAGGTTGAATCTCTCACACTCTCAAACCCCCATTCTGAActctactgacttgagcgtcggagtgtATGCAGGTACACACCCCCCTTTTGGTCCAATCCTCACTGGAAGTATAAACAACCATCGTGAACCACTACATTCAATACAGCGTCGACAGACACCTTCTGGTAAGGTACGATCACAACTTAACATTAAACATCCACATAAACACTTTTTGAttgagtttgatgaaattaGGATACTGGTGcaaatattttatgacttaaaaGGATCAATTTGTaactaaaaaaacttaaaagagtAACTTGTTATAATCATGTAACTTAAAGGATCGCAAATGATATTTGCCTATTAATAAAGAGCAATTTGTTATAAGAGAGGAatatgttttttgaagaaactaaattagCCGACTTAAATTGGCACAAGGGAGAATCGAAacctcgaggaggagcacactcctagATCCCAAACCAAGACCACCGTACCAACTCAAATGGGTTAGGGAGGAATATGTTAATAAAAGACGTTATATAAGATAAAaagtttcttaaataaaaatgtaaGATAAAAAGTAGTTTATGACCATTTACAACATTGAtatgaaaattcaaaaaatatttagaacaTCAAACATGATAATTTACATAAATTTGATCTTTATTGTTCtcaatttaatttgaattttacatataaatatttaattaacaatattattaatcaaataatcgattgtatttcaaactaaaactaaataataatatatttttttggtcaacaataactttattttttaaaacggtAAATTTAgaagggttaatatgtctttaccccctgtaatttgggcgagttccggttttccccctgtaaaaaaaaagtttagattccaaccctgtaaaataaaattctttgattttagccCCTGACCCATGTGACTGTGCATAATTGCTGACGTGGCgagctgactgtataattaattttttttatttatttaaaaaaatatataaaaattaaaaaaaatcaggatttttttttattacgaaaaatattttctgaaatatatatttttcgaaaattccaaaatttataatttacgaaaaatatatatttcaaaattttttaaaaagtattttggaaaatgttgaaatatatatttcaaaaaaaaaattcaaaattatttttgaaaatttggaatataaattttttgaagtttaaaacagattttttttcgaaaaataagtttttaaaattttctcaacaaaaaaacaaatctggatacaaatttatttaaaaatttaggaaaatttagatttttattaCGATGTGTTACagatttgagaatattttttaatatttaaaaattgaggataaaaaaaaatctggaaatttttttaatatttaaatttattcttatctatttgttacatgtgttatttgtattgaaaattgtaggcatttttgaaaagaaacagcCAACCCAAAAGCTAAAAcgggttgttttctttatatatattttcaaaaatattatataaaaaaaaattcatacacttactatattttgaaactttcgaaaaataaaaaaaaaaaatccgaattaaattaaaattttaaaaatatatgaaaaaaataatataaactaatttttgaatgttttggtaaaaaaattaatattttttttttgaaaaaaatccagttttttttttcgttttttaaaaaaattattttttttcttgattttaaatttttgaaaattaattttcagtttttttttatctttttaaaaataatttattaaacaattacaCATAtgttagatttaaaaaaaattaaaattaaaataattacacagtggcgtgccacatcagcgtctGAATGGGGTCAGGGGTGTTTTGTAgagaatcttcatattacaggggtgttttgtggagaatctttatattatagggttggaatctaaattttttttttttacagggaggAAAACCGAAACTCGTCCAAATTACAGGgataaagacatattaacccaaTTTACAACAATAAACGTCTGTATAAACACTTTTAACCATGTTTATTTggtctaaaaaaataaacaaattaacgGTGTAAAAGTTAAAACTTGATTTAATTTGGGCTTGGTTTCATGTTTTTCGAATATAAAATTCGTCTCACCTATCTCGCTGCGGAACCCTAATTTTCAAATTACGCAGATTTCTCATTCCACACCCTCTGGTACTCTCTCTCTCATCGCTAATTAGGGTTTGTGCGATTCCCCTTCGTGAATTTGTTAAATCTTCAATTAGGGTTAGGGCATTGTGTACtagttttgtttgattgattttgtttcatttggttttgattttgtgaAGGAGGAAAGATGAGGCCGGTTTTCGCTGGAAATTTGGAGTACGATACTCGTCAATCAGAACTTGAACGCTTGTTCTCAAAGTATGGAAGAATTGAACGTGTTGATATGAAATCTGGTATAATCTCGTCTTTCTCAATTCACATGCTCAAAATTTACTTGTTTAATTGCTAGTTTTtgttcttgaagattttagtttcattttgttgATCAAGTTTCAAGATTATAGCTTAACCCTTTAACGGTTTCCTGGTTAATATTATAATGGGGCATTCTGGGTTTTAATCAAGTACTAAGATTATAGCTTAACCCAATTTGTGTCACTGTGGAGAACGGTAAATAATGAATTTGTTAGTGTTAGATTAGGTGTCATAGATTGTATGAAGTTCGTGTGTCAGTTCGAGGAAAATTGAGTTGTGAACTTATGGTTTATGGTATGAGGTGATTTAGGCTATTGTAAACTAGGCACGAGGGTACTGCGAACACAATCATGTTCGCGAATTTGGATATGGAGTTATTGATATTGCAATGGCGGATTTTTGGCTTTCCTTCATGGCCAATTTTTTTGTAAACGATGGCGGTGCAATGGCGCCATACTCGTATATGGTGGTGCCATATGTTGGCTCTCCGCCATCGACAACACTGATGTCTAGTTCCTATGTCTCGATGGAAAAAGAAACGGCAGACGCGGAATTGCAATGCCTTTGAAAAAATCCTTtggtttttaagtttttcttttgacGCAGGAACTTCTACTAAGGGAAAATATGCTGAGCGTCTGTCTTGGCTAGCCAACCtctgcaaattttttttggaagaaaaccTTCCGCTCCCCTTCCATCCACAGATCTGCATTTTCTCATGTGATCATTCGTCACTCACTAACATCATCACTCATTACTCATCACTCATCATTGACATTTCAATCAGAACTGATCTTAATGGGATCATCATTCAATTTATTAAAGCCATGCCTAGCTTCACTGAACATAGGGGATCAATGAAATTCTGTCAAGTCATGCCCTTCTATTTCTGAAATCTCTTGTGCTGTCTGAATGGAGAATCATGCTTGGCAATTACAATCTCAGACCTGAATTTTGGATTTAAACCTTTAAAAGCAATCATGATTTGTTTCCTCATTCAACACCTCTACAGCTTCATGTGCATCAGTCCACACTTATATTCAGGTGTTGTATTCCTTTGTTCCTAACAGGGAAAATGATTTCCTGGTTTGGCTGATGTACTTGGTGAGGTATAACATGTTGCTATGTATTTTATCTTCATTTATGTCTCTAATTTCAGTTTTGTTGCAGGATTTGCCTTTGTCTATTATGAAGACGAACGTGATGCTGAAGAAGCAATTCGTGCGCTTGACAATATTCCATTTGGTCATGACAAGCGACGGCTATCTGTGGAGTGGGCTAGGGTATGCCAGTACTTTAGCGATCATGTTTTGGTTTTATTTACTTGTCAATGAAGACATGTGAATATCACAATGCCCTGCCTGAGAAAAATATGAACTTACTGATCTGTTTTCATTTTGGCAGGGTGAACGTGGGCGTCACCGTGATGGCTCAAAGCCAAACCAGAAGCCCACTAAGACTCTATTTGTGATTAACTTTGACCCGATTCGCACTAGAGTTAGTGATATAGAGAGACACTTTAAACCTTATGGGCCGCTTCATCATGTTCGAATTCGTCGGAACTTTGCATTTGTGCAGTATGAAACACAAGAAGATGCTACTAAAGCCTTAGAGTGTACAAATATGAGGTCAGTGTCTCATTATGAGATTGTAATATCTTATGCTATAATCCTGTGTTTCTTATTTTAACATGTACAATTAATAACCAGTTTCTGCTCATTGCTTTTGCAGTAAGATACTGGATAGGGTGGTGTCTGTAGAGTATGCTCTGAGGGATGATAGTGACAGGGTCGACAATTATGGTGGCAGTCCCAGAAGAGGAGGGGGTCTTGCTAGATCTCCCAGTCCAGGTTATCGCAGGCGACCAAGTCCAGACTATGGCCGTCCACGTAGTCCTGTGTATGATAGGTATACTGGACCGGACAGGCGGAGGAGTCCTGATTATGGCAGGAACAGGAGTCCCGATTATGGCAGGAACAGGAGTCCTGAATATGGCAGATACCGCAGGTATTGTATTTGaagtcaattttatttatctcttgCAATTATGTTccttttttcaacttatttattCTGTTATGTATCTACAGTCGTTCACCAGTGCGAAGGTCGAGAACTTAGGTGGTGTTTGGTTTGAGTAGCAGCGCTTCAGTGGCACTTTATTACTACTGTCTTGATGTTAGAAAGTGTGTGGTACATTGTTACGTACTTAAGAGTACTTTTCAGACTTATGTGGATTGGTCTGGTTTGGTTTGCCTCATTGCTATGTAGTATTCATTGTGCTTTTATAGAAACTGAATTCAAGACTGTTTAGAGTTGGAATGATTGATTCATATTACTGAAGAGACATCATGTTATGTTGTGACAAAATCTGAATGTTGTCTAACTAATGTGGATGAATTTTCGTTTTTCTAGCAAATATGTAAGCTAAGGATAGAAAAATTTCTACATTGGAAATGTTAAAATATCAATGGGCATGAAGTGGATGGTGTTCCATGTGTGTCTCAGTATAGCTCTTTGCAGGATCAGTATGTAGATCAGAAGATCCAGTACTGCTATGATTTATCATTTGCTTACTGCTAGGATCAGTATCTTTAGAGTTGGAAATAGTTTGAATTTCATTTGCTTACCGCTATGAGCATTGGTTCAGACTTCAGATGCAAGCAAATTCAATAGCCCCTTATGCACTCCACTCAGCCAAGGATCATTttcatttctctaaaaattgAGAAGCTCCATTACTATTCATATTTGCACATTTATTTATACACCCAAAATTTAGAGGATCTATCTTCCTCCACTCAGCCAGCTCCAACTGGCAAAAATAAGAGATTAGACCCTTAATGGGTCAACAAAACTAGAAACCCCATGGGAAAACTGATTCCAACATAACGGCCATTAGGagaacaaaaaagagaaaaaagaataacaatCAATAAGCTGAAAAGAACGAACGATCTAAACTAAAGCAATGCTTAGTTAAAGAGTCATCCACTAGATTGGCTTCTGTGAATATGGTTCCATGAAGTTCCATTCAGGCATCAACAGCACGAGTGGAATTGTGGTGGAGTTGAG from Medicago truncatula cultivar Jemalong A17 chromosome 8, MtrunA17r5.0-ANR, whole genome shotgun sequence includes the following:
- the LOC11445062 gene encoding serine/arginine-rich splicing factor RS31 isoform X2; the encoded protein is MICFLIQHLYSFMCISPHLYSGFAFVYYEDERDAEEAIRALDNIPFGHDKRRLSVEWARGERGRHRDGSKPNQKPTKTLFVINFDPIRTRVSDIERHFKPYGPLHHVRIRRNFAFVQYETQEDATKALECTNMSKILDRVVSVEYALRDDSDRVDNYGGSPRRGGGLARSPSPGYRRRPSPDYGRPRSPVYDRYTGPDRRRSPDYGRNRSPDYGRNRSPEYGRYRSRSPVRRSRT
- the LOC11445062 gene encoding serine/arginine-rich splicing factor RS31 isoform X1; the encoded protein is MRPVFAGNLEYDTRQSELERLFSKYGRIERVDMKSGFAFVYYEDERDAEEAIRALDNIPFGHDKRRLSVEWARGERGRHRDGSKPNQKPTKTLFVINFDPIRTRVSDIERHFKPYGPLHHVRIRRNFAFVQYETQEDATKALECTNMSKILDRVVSVEYALRDDSDRVDNYGGSPRRGGGLARSPSPGYRRRPSPDYGRPRSPVYDRYTGPDRRRSPDYGRNRSPDYGRNRSPEYGRYRSRSPVRRSRT